From one Ctenopharyngodon idella isolate HZGC_01 chromosome 15, HZGC01, whole genome shotgun sequence genomic stretch:
- the ppm1lb gene encoding protein phosphatase, Mg2+/Mn2+ dependent, 1Lb produces the protein MSLLSLLARIMRYLLLRPETLLLLCVSLALWSFLFHTDEVKTIVQSSRDAVNMMKGKVAEMMQNERAALDEEFSKTWQYKSSTAAVYSIQGRREHMEDRFGILADTLNKSHPTIFGVFDGHGGEAAAEYAKSHLPIMLRQQLQRYEKQKENSALTHKSILKQQILNIDKEILEKLSASYDEAGTTCLVALLSEKDLTVANVGDSRAVLCDKDGNAIPLSHDHKPYQVKERKRIKKAGGFISFNGSWRVQGVLAMSRSLGDYPLKKLKVLIPDPDVLTFDLEKLQPQFMILASDGLWDAFSSEEAVHFIKERLDEPHFGAKSIALQSFYRGCPDNITVMVVKFRKKGSKAAG, from the exons ATGAGTCTGCTGTCACTGCTGGCTCGAATCATGCGCTATCTGCTGCTGCGGCCGGAgactctgctgctgctgtgcgTCAGTCTGGCCCTCTGGAGCTTCCTCTTCCACACGGATGAGGTGAAGACCATCGTGCAGTCCAGCCGCGACGCGGTGAACATGATGAAGGGAAAGGTGGCGGAGATGATGCAGAACGAGCGCGCGGCGCTGGATGAGGAGTTCTCGAAGACATGGCAGTACAAGAGCAGCACTGCAGCGGTGTACTCGATCCAGGGCAGGAGAGAGCATATGGAGGACAGATTTGGCATTCTCGCGGACACACTCAACAAGAGCCATCCGACCATCTTCGGCGTCTTCGATGGGCATGGTGGGGAG GCAGCTGCAGAGTATGCCAAGTCTCATCTTCCCATCATGTTGCGGCAGCAGCTCCAGCGCTATGAGAAGCAGAAAGAAAACAGCGCTCTTACTCATAAGTCCATCCTCAAGCAGCAGATACTCAACATAGACAAAGAGATCCTGGAGAAACTGTCGGCCTCCTATGATGAAGCAG GTACCACGTGTCTGGTGGCTCTGCTGTCTGAGAAGGACTTAACTGTAGCTAATGTTGGCGATTCGAGGGCAGTGCTGTGTGATAAAGACGGTAATGCCATCCCGCTGTCACATGACCACAAACCCTACCAGGTCAAAGAGCGAAAGAGAATCAAGAAAGCAG GTGGCTTCATCAGTTTCAACGGCTCCTGGCGTGTACAAGGCGTTCTTGCCATGTCTCGTTCACTTGGTGACTATCCGCTGAAGAAGCTGAAGGTGCTGATCCCTGACCCTGATGTGCTGACCTTTGACTTGGAAAAACTACAGCCTCAGTTCATGATTCTGGCCTCAGATGGACTCTGGGACGCCTTTAGCAGCGAGGAAGCCGTGCACTTCATCAAAGAGCGTCTGGATGAGCCACACTTCGGTGCGAAGAGCATCGCCCTGCAGTCCTTCTACCGCGGCTGTCCAGACAACATCACCGTGATGGTGGTCAAGTTCAGAAAGAAAGGCTCCAAAGCTGCCGGCTAG